The Rhodovastum atsumiense genome includes the window GGCCGTCCCGGACAGCAGCGAGAGCAGGGCGGTGATCATTCCACATCCTCCGCCGCCGGCCAGTCGGGTAGGTCCACGGTCCGCCCGGCGAGCGAGTGCGTGCAGTCGCTGAGGAACTCGATCCGGCCGGCACGGACAAAGCTGTGGCAGCGATGGCACAGGAACGGCGCCTTGCGTCCGAGCCGGGCCTCGTAATTGCACCAGCACGAATCACCAGGCTTGTGGCTCGAGACGTAGTGCCCGCTGGTAACCAGCACCGACGGCGAGAACGTCGGCGCGTCGGCGTTGCCATCCCAGGACCACCGCGCGCCGTTCGCATTCGGGCCATCGACAGTGACGGCGTGCGTTTCCTGGCAGCCGGGACACCAGAACCCGAGCATGCGGCCATGCTGGCTACTGAGCTCACGCAGCTTGGCTGACAGCCGGCTCATGGCTGCCCTCCCGGCGGCGGCCCGGGCGGGCGCTCGCGCATCACCACCAGCCACAGCGACGCCGCCAGGCCAATCAGCGAGGCAATGGCGTCCAGACGCTCGGGCGAGATGGACACACCGAGCGCCAAGGCGAGCAGGCCGAGCGCGCCGCCCCGCGTTGTGCGCTCAGCGGACTTGGCGGCAACCCATCGGGCAACTGCGACCCAATCCACGGCGGCGAGACGCGCGCGCAGCTTCTGCAGCACGGATGTCATGCAAGACTCCAGA containing:
- a CDS encoding DUF6527 family protein; translation: MSRLSAKLRELSSQHGRMLGFWCPGCQETHAVTVDGPNANGARWSWDGNADAPTFSPSVLVTSGHYVSSHKPGDSCWCNYEARLGRKAPFLCHRCHSFVRAGRIEFLSDCTHSLAGRTVDLPDWPAAEDVE